GAGGGGGAAAAACAGGCCAACGTCGACGCCTCGATCCGGCTCGGGCTCCAGTACGGACTGCCACTCGTGGGTCTGGACTGGGTCAGCGGGTCGAACCGCGCGATCCGGACGGAGGACTACTTCGCGGCGGGCGGGTATCGCCTCTCGGCCGACGGCAACGCCCTGTTTCGCGTGATGGTCGAAGAACAGCTCCTCTTTCCCCGGCGGCTCGACGGGCGGTTGGTCTTCGCTCGCGAGGCCGTCTCCTCGCAGAGTGCGCGCACCCTGGAGCAACTGTTCTTCCTCGAGGAGAAAGAAGGCGGCGTGAACTGGAACGTGATCAGTCCCTACGAGTCGATCAGCCGGTATCGCGAGAAGCTCCGGCGCGACTAGTCGCGTGGCGTCTGGAGGTTCTCGCGCTGGTAGGACCCCTCGTAGGTGCCTTCGTGGTCGGCCTCGGCGAACACGAGCTGGGCGATTCGCGCGCCCCGTTCGAGTTCGATGTCGTGATGGACTTCCAGAAGGCCCTCGCCACGGCCCTCGTAGCCGGCGTCCCACACCGCCGTATCGAGCATACAGCCGTTTCGCATGAGCGACGAGCGCGGGTAGACGAAGCCGACGTGGCCCTCGGGGATCTCGATGACCTCGTCGTAGCGCACGACGTAGCCGCCGGGTTCGAGGTAGTACGTCTCGGGGACTTTGCGCTCGAGTTCGGCGCTCGCGACCCGCTGGCGCTTGCCGATCTCGGTGTCGTTTCGCGTGATCCGGCCGGGTTCGAGCGGTTCGAAGATCGCATCGAGCGTGAGGTCGACGCCGTTTGGCTGGATCTGTGCGTGCGTCGTCGGCGTGACGTGTTCGCCGACGAAGGCTCCGTCGCGGTACATGGCGGGGCTACCTCGCCCCCGGATAAACCCCTGACGAACCGGTGGCGTTCGCGCAATAATTGCCCCGCCGCCGGTCGATTTACAACGATTATCGGGTACACAAACACGCGGGATTTATATCCGTGGACGGCCGACCTCCGGGTGATATGGGACAGACGCTAACGGAGAAGATCCTCGAGGACCATCTCCTCGACGGCGAGCTCGAAACCGGCGAGGAGATCGGGATCGAGATCGACCAGGTTCTCACCCAGGACACGACGGGGACGATGGTCTGGCTGCAGTTCGAGGCGCTCGATCTGGACGAGGTCCAGACGGAGATCGCCGCCCAGTACTGTGATCACCAGACATATCAGTTCGACTTCAAGAACACCGACGACCACCGCTTCCTGCGCTCGGCTGCGGGCACGTTCGGCGCGCACTTCTCGCGACCCGGCAACGGGATCTGTCACAACGTCCACAAGGAGAACTACGCCGCACCCGGCAAGACGCTGCTTGGCAGTGACAGCCACACCCCGACGCCCGGCGGGCTCGGCGAACTCGCGATCGGTGCCGGTGGCCTCGACATCGCCGTCGCAATGGGCGGCGGCCCGTACTACATCGAGATGCCCGAGATCGTCAACGTCCGCCTCGAGGGAGAACTCCCCGAGTGGGCGACCGCGAAGGACGTCATCCTCGAGATGCTGCGCCGGCTCTCGGTGAAGGGCGGCGTCGGAAAGGTGCTCGAGTACACCGGCCCGGGCGTCGAGACGCTTTCTGCCCCCGAGCGCACGACGATCACGAACATGGGCACGGAGCTCGGGGCGACCTCCTCGATCTTCCCGACCGACGAGCGCACCGAGGAGTACCTCGAGGCGCTCGGCCGCGGCGACGAATACGTCGAGGTCGGCCCCGACGAGGACGCCGAATACGACGACGAGATCACGGTCGATCTCTCGGAGCTCGAACCGCTCATCGCCCAGCCGTCGATGCCCGACAACATCGTTCCTGTCCGCGAGGTCGCGGGCACCGACGTCGATCAGGTCATCATCGGCTCCTGTACGAACGGCGGCTACGAGGACGTCCTGCCCACGGCGAAGATGCTCGAAGGCCGCGAGGTCGATAAGAAGACGGACATGATCGTCGCGCCCGCCTCGAAGCAAGCCTCGGAAATGCTCGCCCGCGAAGGCTGGACGGCCGAGCTGATGGCCGCCGGCGTCAACTTCTCGGAGTCGACCTGTGGCCCGTGTATCGGCATCGGTCACGTCCCCGGCAGCGATTCGGTCTCGGTGCGGACGTTCAACCGCAACTTCGAGGGTCGCTCGGGTATCGAGGACGACTCGGTCTACCTCTGTTCGCCCGAGGTCGCCACCGCGGCGGCCATCAAAGGCGAGCTCATCGATCCGCGCGATCTGGCCGACGAGCTGGGAGATCTGGAGGACCCCGGCTTCGAGATGCCCGATCAGTACACGGGTTCGAAGGCCGACCTCATCCCGCCGGAGGAGGCCGTCGACGACGATCTGATCAAGGGCCCGAACATCGCGGACGTTCCCCTCAAGGAGCCCCTCGATGCGGAGATCGGCGGCGAGGCCTTGCTCAAGATGGAGGACAACATCACGACAGACCACATCGTGCCCGCCTCCAGCGACATCCTGATGTACCGCTCGAACATCCCGAAGATCTCGGAGTTCACCCTGAGCCGGGTCGACGACACGTTCCCCGAGCGCGCACAGGCCGCAGACGGCGGCGTGCTCGTCGCCGGCGAGAACTACGGACAGGGCTCTTCGAGAGAACACGCCGCGCTCTGTCCGATGTACCTCGGTATCGAGGCCGTCTTCGCCGAGAGCTTCGCCCGGATCCACAAGGCGAACCTCTTCAACTTCGGGATCGTCCCCTACACGATCGACGAGGAGACCTACGAGAAGATCGAGCAGGGCGACGACATCGAGGTCGTCGACGACGTCCAGGACGGTATCGCCTCCGGCAAAAACGAGTTCACCATCCGCGTGAACGACGACTGGGAGGCGACCGCCCGTCTGGACGCCTCCGAGCGCGAGCGCGAGATCGTCACCGCCGGCGGCAAGCTTCCCTACACGAAACAGCAGGCAGAAGAGGGCGATCTGGGCGGCGCGAGCCCGGCTGACGACTGAGCGCACCCGGCCGTTTTCCAGTTTTTTATCGCGACGCGTAGTGTGGGTCCCCGTGGCGGAACACATCGAGCAGCATGCGCTCGAAGCCTTCGCCGTCGGCGGATTCGATCACACGCGTCCGCGGCTCGCCGTCGGTGACGCCGAGTTCGTCGACGAGGCTGTAGCCCCGCGTCGGCCCCTCGCGGTCGTCGACTTCCATGTAGTACGTCTCGGCGCGCTCGACGAGGTCGGGTTCGAGCAGCGCCGCGAGCGTCAGCGAGTCGGGCTGGGTGGTCACGTCCGCGCCGAGCGAGTCGTGCTCGGATTGGGCGTTGAACTCCCTGACGGCCCCCGTGATCGTCAGGAAGAACTCCGCCAGCGGGGTGTCGACCGTCTCAATCTCGGCGAAGACCTCGGCGTCGAACAGCGAATCGCGGAGGGTCAGGCCCCAGTCGACCAGCGTGGTCTCGAAGGCGTCGACGACGATCCGGGCGGCGTCGGGGTCGACCCAGAAGTTGTACTCCGCGGCGGGCGTGATGTTGCCGAGCGTGTTGACCGCCCCACCCATGATCCACACCTCGTCGAGGAGTTCGGGGAGCTCGGGTTCGCGCTGGTAGGCGAGCGCGACGTTCGTCAGCGGGGCGATGCACGCGAGGGTGACCTCCCCCGGATTCTCCCGTGCCGTCCGGACGATCACGTCGACCGCGTGTTCGTCGGCCGACGGAATGCCGGTGTCGGGAAACAACTCGCCGCCCAGCCCGCCCTCACCGTGGACGTACTCGGCGGATTTGTACCCTTTGAGCAGGGGCGAGCGTGCGCCCTCGTAGACGGGGACATCGGCCGCGCCGACCAGATCGAGGGTGTACTTCGCGTTCTCGACCTGGGAGTCGAACGGGACGTTGCCGGCGGGGATCGTCAGACCTTCGAGGGTGACGCGATCGGAGAGCGCGGCGAGGACGATCGCCTGCGTGTCGTCGCCCGCGGTGTCGGTATCGATCAGCAGTCGCCGGGGTTCGGGACTCATGTCGATCGATCCTCCGTCGGATAGAAAAACGCTACCGGTACCGGATCCGGCGTGAGCCGGTCGCCTCGGGTTCGGTCGGATAGGGTCACGTCCCGACCGGAGTCAGGCGACGACCGCCGATCGGAAGAGGAGCGCTACTCGTCGGACTCGTAGTGCTCGCCGGCCTCGGCGGGCATCCGGGTCCGCCCGACGAGGGTGAGAACGACGAGGACGGCCACGTAGGGGATGATCCCGACCAGCGTCGAGGAGACGTCGTAGCCGGCGATCTGCTGGAGCTCGATCTGGAGCGCATCGAGGCCGGCAAACAGGAACGACGCGAGGAAGGCGTTGACCGGGTTGTAGTTACCGATCAGGAAGGCCGTCAACCCGATCCAGCCCCGCCCGTCGACCATCGTATCGCCGCTACCGACGAACTGGCCGGTGTTCAGTGCGAGCCCGGCCCCGCCGATGCCACAGTAGATCCCCGAGAGCAACACGCCCGCATAGCGCACGTGGCGCACGCTGATGCCCGCGGTGTCGAGCGATTTCGGGTCCTCGCCGCTTGCCTCGATCCACATCCCGAAGGGCGTGCGGTTGAGGAGATACCACGAGAACGGAACCGCAAGCACGAGCAACAGGACCGGTGGGGTCACCGTAAAGAGCGAGCCGACGTTTGGCAGCGCCGAGAGGACCGGGATCTCGATCGCCGAGAACGTACCGACGCTCGGGCTGTTGGTCCGGTTCCAGATGACGATGCTCGCGAAGGGCGCGAGCCCGAGGGCGATCAGCCAGACCGCGAGCCCGGCGATGATCTGGTCGGCCTTGAATTCGATGCAGACGATCGCGAACAGCAACGCGACGAACGTACTCGCGAGTACCGCAAGCAAGAATGCGACCCAGATGTTCGGCCCGATCGGTGTCGCCGACAGGCCCCAGAGGCTCGCGACGGCGCCGAACGCGCCGATGATGAGCAGGCCTTCGAGGCCGATGTTGATAACGCCCGATTTCTCCGCGAAGATACCACCCATCGCCGCGAAGGCGATCGGGACCGTCAGCCGGAGCGCAGAGGCGAGATACGACGCGCTGAGGACGCCGGTGACGTCACTGAGGAGCTGTCGACCGCCGTCGACGGCGAACCCGAGCGCCAGCAGGCCAAAGAGGACCACGCCGATGGTAAGACCCTGTCTGCGGGAGACCGTCGGCGCGTTCATTCCGCCTCACCCCCACCGTAGCCGGCACGTTTCCCGAGCATACGGAAGAACTCCGGCATGGCGATAAAGAGGATGATCAGCCCTCTGAGCACCTCGACGAGTTCGTTCGGGACACCAAGCGAGAGGTCGACCGCGACGCTGCCGGTTTTCATCCCGCCGAAGAGCAGGGCCGCGGGGATCACGCCAAGTGGGTTGTTGCCCGCGAGGATCGAGACCGCGATGCCGTCGAACCCGAGCGCCGGGATGCCGGCCTGCCAGCGGTACTGGATCATCGTCACGTAGATCGCGCCCGCGACCCCACCGAGCGCACCCGAAAGCGTCATGCTGGTGACGATGTTGCGTTTCGCGTTCACGCCGCCGTACTCGGCGGCGGTCTCTTGGATTCCGCTCGTGCGAAGCTCGTAGCCGAGCACCGTCCGAGTGTAGAGCAGGTAGATCCCGACGGCGATGAGTAGCGCGCCGAGCAGGGCGTAGATCGAAAAGCGCGCGCCCGAGATCGTCGCCGGGAGACGCGCGAGTTCGGGGATCGAGTGGGTCTGAACCGAGTCGGTTTCGAGGTTGCCGACGTGGTTCTGGACGGCCCAGAAGGCGATGCCCGTGGCGACGAAGTTCAGCATGATCGTGGTGATCACCTCGTGGGCGTCGGCGTACGCCTTCATCACGCCCGGAATCATCCCCCAGAACCCGCCGACGAGCGCACCGACGACGATCCCGACGGGGATCACGACGAGCGCGCCGACGATAGTGGCGGGGACGACGTCGCCGAGCGCGATGACGGTCAGCGCGGCCGCAAGCGCTCCGAGCACCATCTGTCCCTGCGTCCCGATGTTGAACAGCCCTGCGCGGAAGGCAACGGCGACCGACAGCCCGGTAAAGAGAAGCAGCGTCGTCTCCTGGAGGGTGCGCCCGAGTGCCGTCAGCGACCCGAACGCACCGTTGATCATCGTCCCGTACATCTCGACGGGGTTGTAACAACCGTAGCCGACACCGGGGATGTAGATGAACGGGTCGGAACAGTCCGCGACGAAGCCCGAGACGAACACCAGAACCGTGCCGACGAGCACGGCAAAAACCAGTGCGGTGAGGCTGGCGAGGATCCGCTGAACGGCAGAGGCGTTGACGAGCCAGTCGAGCGAGGCGTCGGTCCGTTCGCGCCAATCGCTCACACGACCTCCCTCCGTTCGGTTCGTTCCCCCTCGGTATCGAGTCCGGTCGGGCGCTCGCCGGCCATCAGGAGACCGAGGTCCTCTTCAGTGACTGCATCGGAGTCGACGACCGCCATCACTTCGCCGTCGTGCATCACCGCGAGGCGGTCTGCGAGCCGTCGGACCTCATCGAGCTTCGAGGAGACGAGCAAGAGTGCCTTCCCGTCGGCTCTGAGGTCGAGCAGGCGGTTGTGGATGAACTCGATGCTCCCGATGTCGACGCCGCGAGTCGGCTGGGAGGCTACGACCAGCGAGGGATCGCGCTCGAACTCCCGGCCGACGATGAACTTCTGTTGGTTCCCGCCGGACAGCGAGTGTGCAAGAGCGCTCGTGTCGGGCGGGCGGACGTCGTACTCGCTGATCACGTTGTCGACGTACTCCTCGGTTTTTCCCCAGTCGATCCGCCAGCCATCGGAGAACCTAGGGAGCCGTTGACAGCCCAACAGCCCGTTTCGCCGGAGGTCGTACTCCATGACGAGGCTTCGCTTCTGGCGGTCCTCTGAGACGTAGGCCATCCCCGCCCCGATCCGATCGCGGCGCGGGCTGTCGGTAATCTCCCGGCCGTCGAACGTGAGCGATCCCGACTCGGCTGGGCGCAGCCCGGTGATCGCCTCGACGAGTTCCGTCTGCCCGTTGCCGTCGACGCCGGCGATACCGAAGACCTCGCCGGCGTGGACGGTAAAGCCCGCGCCGTCGACAGCCGTAACCCCGCGGTCGTCCTCGACGACGAGGTCAGCGAGTTCGAGCACCGGTTGTCCGCGCTCTGCGGGTGGTTTGTCTATCTCGAGGATCACGTCCCGGCCGACCATCATACTCGCCAACTCCTCGCGTGTCGCGGTTTCGGCGGGGATCGTTCCGACCAGCTCGCCGTCTCGAAGGACGCTGATCTCGTCTGCGGCCTCCAGTGCCTCCCCGAGCTTGTGCGTGATGAAGACGATCGTCTTCCCTTCGGCGATCAGTTCGTCGAGAACGTCGAACAGCGCGTCGATCTCCTGGGGGGCGAGCACTGCCGTCGGCTCGTCGAGGATCAACACGTCCGCGCCACGGTAGAGCGTTTTGAGGATCTCGACGCGCTGTTGTTCGCCGACGCTGATCTCCTCGATGTGCTCGGTCGGGTCGACGTCGAAGCCGTACCGGTCGGCGAGGGTCCGCGTCTCCTCGATCGCGCGGTCGGTGTCGGTCGCCAGCCCACCCCACTTTTTCGGCTCGTCACCGAGGACGACGTTCTCGGCGACGGTCATCGTATCGACGAGCATGAAGTGCTGGTGGATCATGCCGATGCCGGCGGCCATCGCCTCGCTCGGCCCGTCGAACTCGTGGGCCTCGCCGTCGATCCATACCGTACCTTCGGTGGGTTCGTACAGCCCGTAGAGGACGTTCATCAGCGTCGTCTTGCCGGCCCCGTTCTCCCCGATCAACGCGTGGATCGTCCCGCGTTCGACACGGAAATTGACGTCGTCGTTGGCGACCACGCCCGGAAAGCGCTTGGTGATGCCATCGAGGTGGACTGCAGGCGTCTCGCCCGGCGGTGTCTCGGGTTCAGAGCCCATCGCGCGTAGTAGGCACGTCGATCTCGCCGTCGATGATCGCTTGCCGGGACTCCGCGAGTGCGTCGGTGATCTCCGTGGGCAGTTCACCCTCGAAGTCCTGGCCGATAACCGCACCGACGCCCTCCTCTTCGAGCCCGAGGTCGTTGACCTGTCCGCCCTCGAAGGAGTCCTCGACGATCGATTGGATCGACTCGAAGACGGCGGTGTCGACGCGTTTGATCATGCTCGCGACGATCACGTCACTGAACGCCTCGGCGCTCACCGACTGGTCGTCGTCGACGCCGATGGCGAAACGACCGCTCGACTGAGCGGCTTCGAAGACGCCACCACCGGTCCCGCCGGCGGCGTGATAGACGATATCCGCGCCGTCGTTGTACATCCCGCTTGCGATCTCCTGGCCCGTCGTCGGGTCGGTCCAACTCCCGGCGTACGCCGAGGGCGTCTGGATCGCCTCGTCGGCGTACTGTGCGCCGGCGACGTAGCCCGCCTCGAAGCGCTCGATCAGCGAGGTCTCCTCGCCACCGACGAAGCCGACGATCGATTCGGTTGGATTGGTCTCGCCCCCACCGTGGGCGTACTCCGTCCCGGTCAACAGCCCCGCGAGGTGACCGACCTGGAACGATCCCTCCTGTTCGCGAAAGACGTAGCTCGCGACGTTCTCGGCCTCGACGACCGCGTCGACGAGGACGAACTGCGTGTCGGAAAACTCCGTGGCGTTGTTCTGGAGGTCGGCCTCGTGGTCGAACCCGATACAGACCACGACGTCGATGGCGTCGTTGCCGGCGAACTGCCGTTGCATGTCGTTCATGTCCGCTGGCGAACCGGGTTCTGCACTCTGGTACTCGATGCCAAGCTCCTCTTGGGCCCGCTCGATCCCCTGGTTGGCCATGTCGTTGAACGACTCGTCGCCGAGCCCGCCCGTCGAGTAGACGATCCCAACGGTGACGTCCGAATCGCCAGCCCCCCCATCGCCGCCCCCGCCGCCGTTGCCCTCATCGTTGATGAGACAGCCGGCAGTCAGTACCGGAACTCCAGCCGCTGTGGACGTGAGAAACGTTCTGCGTCGCATTGTGTGTGAGAGGCAACTCCCGGGGTTTATAGCTTTGGAGACTGGATTCGTCCAGTTTTCGGCATGAAGACGACAGACCCAGTGGTTATACTCTCCGAAACCGTATCGACGGTCGTGACTGCGGTGACACCCACGTCCGTTCGGACGGCCACGCGAGCGGACCTGCTCGCGATCTACCATATCGAGAAGGCGTCGTTCCCACAGCCGTGGCCGTTCTCGGCGTTCGAGAGGTTTCTCGGCGAGCCCGGTTTCCTCGTCGCCTGGGACGACGAGGGGGGTGTCGTCGGCTACGTCGTCGCCGACAGCGTCCCGAACGGCGGCCGGGCGATCGGGCACGTCAAGGACATCGCGGTGGCTCCCGACCACCGCGGCGAGGGGATCGGCCGACAGTTGCTCTCACAGGCGCTATCAATCCTCGGCGACAACGGCGTCGGCTGGGTCAAAC
The DNA window shown above is from Halalkalicoccus jeotgali B3 and carries:
- a CDS encoding BMP family lipoprotein, which encodes MRRRTFLTSTAAGVPVLTAGCLINDEGNGGGGGDGGAGDSDVTVGIVYSTGGLGDESFNDMANQGIERAQEELGIEYQSAEPGSPADMNDMQRQFAGNDAIDVVVCIGFDHEADLQNNATEFSDTQFVLVDAVVEAENVASYVFREQEGSFQVGHLAGLLTGTEYAHGGGETNPTESIVGFVGGEETSLIERFEAGYVAGAQYADEAIQTPSAYAGSWTDPTTGQEIASGMYNDGADIVYHAAGGTGGGVFEAAQSSGRFAIGVDDDQSVSAEAFSDVIVASMIKRVDTAVFESIQSIVEDSFEGGQVNDLGLEEEGVGAVIGQDFEGELPTEITDALAESRQAIIDGEIDVPTTRDGL
- a CDS encoding aconitate hydratase, with translation MGQTLTEKILEDHLLDGELETGEEIGIEIDQVLTQDTTGTMVWLQFEALDLDEVQTEIAAQYCDHQTYQFDFKNTDDHRFLRSAAGTFGAHFSRPGNGICHNVHKENYAAPGKTLLGSDSHTPTPGGLGELAIGAGGLDIAVAMGGGPYYIEMPEIVNVRLEGELPEWATAKDVILEMLRRLSVKGGVGKVLEYTGPGVETLSAPERTTITNMGTELGATSSIFPTDERTEEYLEALGRGDEYVEVGPDEDAEYDDEITVDLSELEPLIAQPSMPDNIVPVREVAGTDVDQVIIGSCTNGGYEDVLPTAKMLEGREVDKKTDMIVAPASKQASEMLAREGWTAELMAAGVNFSESTCGPCIGIGHVPGSDSVSVRTFNRNFEGRSGIEDDSVYLCSPEVATAAAIKGELIDPRDLADELGDLEDPGFEMPDQYTGSKADLIPPEEAVDDDLIKGPNIADVPLKEPLDAEIGGEALLKMEDNITTDHIVPASSDILMYRSNIPKISEFTLSRVDDTFPERAQAADGGVLVAGENYGQGSSREHAALCPMYLGIEAVFAESFARIHKANLFNFGIVPYTIDEETYEKIEQGDDIEVVDDVQDGIASGKNEFTIRVNDDWEATARLDASEREREIVTAGGKLPYTKQQAEEGDLGGASPADD
- a CDS encoding ABC transporter permease, with the protein product MSDWRERTDASLDWLVNASAVQRILASLTALVFAVLVGTVLVFVSGFVADCSDPFIYIPGVGYGCYNPVEMYGTMINGAFGSLTALGRTLQETTLLLFTGLSVAVAFRAGLFNIGTQGQMVLGALAAALTVIALGDVVPATIVGALVVIPVGIVVGALVGGFWGMIPGVMKAYADAHEVITTIMLNFVATGIAFWAVQNHVGNLETDSVQTHSIPELARLPATISGARFSIYALLGALLIAVGIYLLYTRTVLGYELRTSGIQETAAEYGGVNAKRNIVTSMTLSGALGGVAGAIYVTMIQYRWQAGIPALGFDGIAVSILAGNNPLGVIPAALLFGGMKTGSVAVDLSLGVPNELVEVLRGLIILFIAMPEFFRMLGKRAGYGGGEAE
- a CDS encoding deoxyuridine 5'-triphosphate nucleotidohydrolase, producing the protein MYRDGAFVGEHVTPTTHAQIQPNGVDLTLDAIFEPLEPGRITRNDTEIGKRQRVASAELERKVPETYYLEPGGYVVRYDEVIEIPEGHVGFVYPRSSLMRNGCMLDTAVWDAGYEGRGEGLLEVHHDIELERGARIAQLVFAEADHEGTYEGSYQRENLQTPRD
- a CDS encoding glycosyltransferase family 2 protein, which encodes MSHTLVTVALPSLNEQRRIGDCLDSIATSIEHAPEEYAFEVLVLDSYSDDDTVEIAQAHPVVDLVDFVERGILTARHRGFELADGEVCVAVDADSLYPPEFLTELLAPFDPGVSLTYGPVEGEKQANVDASIRLGLQYGLPLVGLDWVSGSNRAIRTEDYFAAGGYRLSADGNALFRVMVEEQLLFPRRLDGRLVFAREAVSSQSARTLEQLFFLEEKEGGVNWNVISPYESISRYREKLRRD
- the rimI gene encoding ribosomal protein S18-alanine N-acetyltransferase → MKTTDPVVILSETVSTVVTAVTPTSVRTATRADLLAIYHIEKASFPQPWPFSAFERFLGEPGFLVAWDDEGGVVGYVVADSVPNGGRAIGHVKDIAVAPDHRGEGIGRQLLSQALSILGDNGVGWVKLEVRDGNEPALSLYREFGFELRRRIPRYYADGETALVMVRPIEA
- a CDS encoding ABC transporter ATP-binding protein, which encodes MGSEPETPPGETPAVHLDGITKRFPGVVANDDVNFRVERGTIHALIGENGAGKTTLMNVLYGLYEPTEGTVWIDGEAHEFDGPSEAMAAGIGMIHQHFMLVDTMTVAENVVLGDEPKKWGGLATDTDRAIEETRTLADRYGFDVDPTEHIEEISVGEQQRVEILKTLYRGADVLILDEPTAVLAPQEIDALFDVLDELIAEGKTIVFITHKLGEALEAADEISVLRDGELVGTIPAETATREELASMMVGRDVILEIDKPPAERGQPVLELADLVVEDDRGVTAVDGAGFTVHAGEVFGIAGVDGNGQTELVEAITGLRPAESGSLTFDGREITDSPRRDRIGAGMAYVSEDRQKRSLVMEYDLRRNGLLGCQRLPRFSDGWRIDWGKTEEYVDNVISEYDVRPPDTSALAHSLSGGNQQKFIVGREFERDPSLVVASQPTRGVDIGSIEFIHNRLLDLRADGKALLLVSSKLDEVRRLADRLAVMHDGEVMAVVDSDAVTEEDLGLLMAGERPTGLDTEGERTERREVV
- a CDS encoding ABC transporter permease, yielding MNAPTVSRRQGLTIGVVLFGLLALGFAVDGGRQLLSDVTGVLSASYLASALRLTVPIAFAAMGGIFAEKSGVINIGLEGLLIIGAFGAVASLWGLSATPIGPNIWVAFLLAVLASTFVALLFAIVCIEFKADQIIAGLAVWLIALGLAPFASIVIWNRTNSPSVGTFSAIEIPVLSALPNVGSLFTVTPPVLLLVLAVPFSWYLLNRTPFGMWIEASGEDPKSLDTAGISVRHVRYAGVLLSGIYCGIGGAGLALNTGQFVGSGDTMVDGRGWIGLTAFLIGNYNPVNAFLASFLFAGLDALQIELQQIAGYDVSSTLVGIIPYVAVLVVLTLVGRTRMPAEAGEHYESDE
- a CDS encoding nucleoside hydrolase, whose product is MSPEPRRLLIDTDTAGDDTQAIVLAALSDRVTLEGLTIPAGNVPFDSQVENAKYTLDLVGAADVPVYEGARSPLLKGYKSAEYVHGEGGLGGELFPDTGIPSADEHAVDVIVRTARENPGEVTLACIAPLTNVALAYQREPELPELLDEVWIMGGAVNTLGNITPAAEYNFWVDPDAARIVVDAFETTLVDWGLTLRDSLFDAEVFAEIETVDTPLAEFFLTITGAVREFNAQSEHDSLGADVTTQPDSLTLAALLEPDLVERAETYYMEVDDREGPTRGYSLVDELGVTDGEPRTRVIESADGEGFERMLLDVFRHGDPHYASR